The Leptolyngbya sp. 'hensonii' sequence GGGTGAAACACCTGTAGGACATAGAGTATTGTAACAATTATGCTTTTCCCAACCTCTCCACCGCCCCAATCTTCTGCAGGGCTGGAAACCTTAAGGATGTCTGCATGAACCGGAATGCAAGCAGTTTGAGATTCCAATGGTGGCTGTGCCCAGTCAGCACTCAACTAGCATAGGAGTTTTATGAATAAAATGAGTAATGCTTAGTCCTATTTCCGTAATAGAAATATTTTTGCGATTCTACTCCCCAATTTTTTATGGCACCTGAATCTGCGCAACTCCGGATCCTGATTGTTGAAGATGACCCAATGATGCAACTGGGGCTGGAGCAGTCCCTCCAGGCGGAGCCTCACTTTACGATCGTGGGTCAGGCTGATGATGGGTATCTGGGAGTAGAAGCAGCACTGAAACTAAAGCCAGACCTCATTATTATGGATATTGGCCTGCCCCGTTTGGATGGGATCGAAGCCACCAAGCGGATCAAGGAAGCACTCCCAGACGTGCGGGTTGTTGTCCTGACCTCCCACACCACAGAGACAGAAATTGTGGCGGCCCTATCCACTGGGGCCGATGCCTATTGCATCAAGGGAGCCCGTGTGGACCGACTTCTGGCCGCGATTGCCGCAGCTCAAGAAGGGGCCATTTATCTGGATCCTCAAATCGCTCGCCGGGTGGTGGAGCACCTGAAACCCCCAGCTAATGTCAACAATCTGGCCCAACTTTCAGATCGGGAACTGGAGGTCTTAAAGTTGATGGTAGATGGGCTCAGTAATCCGGAGATCGCAGCGAAGCTTTACCTCAGTCCCAATACCATCAAAACCCATGTTCGCGGGATTATGAATAAGCTGGCTGTGGACGATCGGGTTCAGGCCGCTGTGGTAGCCCTCCGCAGTGGATTGGTTTAAGTTGTCATTTGTCATTTGTACTGACTTGATCATTGGGTTATTAATCATCAATCAATCACCCATAACTAATGACCAAGCCAAACCCACTCCGGCCTTGCGGGCTATCCCTCCTAGGAGGGGA is a genomic window containing:
- a CDS encoding response regulator transcription factor — its product is MAPESAQLRILIVEDDPMMQLGLEQSLQAEPHFTIVGQADDGYLGVEAALKLKPDLIIMDIGLPRLDGIEATKRIKEALPDVRVVVLTSHTTETEIVAALSTGADAYCIKGARVDRLLAAIAAAQEGAIYLDPQIARRVVEHLKPPANVNNLAQLSDRELEVLKLMVDGLSNPEIAAKLYLSPNTIKTHVRGIMNKLAVDDRVQAAVVALRSGLV